Within Candidatus Melainabacteria bacterium, the genomic segment ATTCCCCGCCTGAGTGCCGGCAGTTTCTACAAGCACTTGCCCCTGACCGGGAGCCGGCATATAGGAATTGTTGGGCATGTTTGTCGCCGCCACGGCGTTTGCCGCACCTGGCAAAAACATGCCTGCTTGAGCCGGGTCGGGCTGAGGCACTGCTTGTGGCTGTGGTTGCGGCGCTGCAAAACTAAGTTCAGTCGGTTCCGGAGCCGGTTGGGGCGCCAGTTGAGCGATCGGCTGCTCCCAGGGATTGGCCGCTACTGCTGGTGCAGGTTGTGACTGACCGGGCAGGGGACCGCCCGGTATATCGATGGAAGTTGGCTGAGGTACCGGAGCGGCACTGACTCCATTGGCGTGACCGTTACCACCATTTCCGTTACCATTTCCGTTACCATTGCCGTTTTTTTCCAAAAGCATGGTCATCTGTCGTTTGCTGACCACCCGTTCCAGTCCCAGCACATCCGGCTTCACGTCTACAGCAAGCGGCGTAGTCGCTCCGTTCATGCCAGGCAGAATCGTTGGCGAAAAACTGGAGATGAAAGCACCGCAGGCGTTACACGTCTTTCCTGTGCCTTTTAATATTGCTCCGCACGACTGGCAGATCTGGATATCCAACTTAGAAACTCCGAAAAGGCTGGGCGCCTATTTCGATGATACGTCAATAATTGACGGGATTGCTGATAAATTGCGTGATTAGTAAGCGCATATGACTAGGTTAGCATCATTGTAGTGCAAATCCTACGCTCGCCCCGGGCTAATGTCAAGAGTGAACAATCAAGACGGGGCTAAGGTTTTAGGCGATTCTGAAGAGCGGTTTAGTGAACCTCTACAGGCACCTGTCCAGCGGCAAGCGGAGAATATGTAAGAGCATGTTCTTCTCTTTCCGCACCAGTTGCGGTGCAATCGCCGACCGTTAAGAAGTCGACTTGCCGGGCACATCACTTTTAACACCTTCATTTCTCTGAACTATGTAGCCCTGAGGCATCAAGGTGTTAGACGTGCGTCAGAGTTAGATTGAATGCCTGATTCCATCAAGATTTTAGTTGTAGAAGATCATCACGCTACCCTGGACGGACTGGAGCTGGGGCTTTCCCGTGAGCCTGGTTTTCAAATTGTAGGAACATCGTCCAATAGTGATGACGGTATAGTCCTGGCAAAAAAATTCTTGCCTGACATCATCGTCTTAGATCTGCATCTGCCGGGCAGTCAGGCTCCCAAAACGATGATCAAGTCTTATTGTCAGGTTCCGGGGGCAAAACTGGTTATCTTCAGCGGCGAAAATAGAGTCGCTTTCGTGCAGAGTGTCCTGTCAATGGGAGTGGCCGCGTACTTGCTAAAGAGCGAACGGGTGAGCACGGTGGCAGCGACTATCAGAAGAGTCATGGGCGGAGAAACTGGAATCATGTCGTCAGAGCTTTCAGTCGACTATAAGAAGATTACCCGCTCAGAGCATGAGGTCCTGGCTATGCTGGGTAAGGGTTTGAAGTATCAGGATATCGCAGACCAGCGCTTCACTTCAGTTGCTACGGCCAGAAAACAGTGTGAAACACTGTTGTTGAAACTCGATCTTGAAACAAGAGAACAACTGATCGCCTGGGCCGTTAGAAACGGCTATGGCAGCGTGGATTTAGACGCATGAAGTTTGCTAAAAAGCCAGACTCGGCGGTTGATGCTGAAACTATTGAGATGAGCAATACACTCTTTAAGATTCTTCGCGCCGTCGTGGAAAACGAAAAGCGTTACTCCGGCGTCAGCCTCAGTGAACCGCGATCGGTTGCGGAGCCAAAGTTTCCAGCCAAAGACGTTAAACCGCCGCGTCCTTCATATTATAGATGGCGAGCCTCTACAAAGAAGCACAGTTTGTCGGTGCGGGCCGCCGAAGGATTGATCGAGATATTTCTGCTCAAAGTCGATGATATTCCGCTGCTCGCGTTTTCTGAGTTCGGCTCTCGATTTAAGGCTAAATTCGAATTGCGCGGCACCGCCGATGGTTCTGAATGGATAACTGGGAATCTTCCAGTCAACTCCGAAACAACTTTGAGAGTGCTTCAAAGGTGCCTCGATGAACTGATTGCACTCGATGAAAAGGGCGACTCTCGCAGCGAGCCAGCCGCTGCTTCTTCAGACGGCAGCAGTAATGTGCAAAGTTTGATGTTGGAAAAGCAGAATCTCATTTTCAAGGTGCTCAACCAGCAAGAGATACTTAAAAACGAGTTGGCACGCAGCTTGCACGACACTGTTCTTGCTGATTTGCTGATGCTCAAGCGACACCTGCGCGGCGATCGTGAGCTTTCAAAAGAAGAAATTCTCACCACTATCGATGAAATCGCGCAGCAGCTTCGTGACATTTGTAATGAGTGTGCGCCCCGCAACTTACATGATTGGGGGCTTAAGACCAGTTTGCAAGACATGCTTCAACGCATGGGGCAGCGCACGGCTATAGAATGCTCTCTTATCTGCGATGTCGACATTCCCAATTTGCCTGATTCTGTCGAGCTGAATATTTTTCGATTGATCCAGGAGAGTCTAAACAACGTCGAAAAACACGCCCGGGCGAGCAAGGTATCGATCACAATAGAGCGTCAGGGCAAACGAACATTTCGTTTTATCGTGGTTGATAATGGCAAAGGTTTTCTGCCCGGCGAGAGTGTGCGCAGCGTAGACAAAGGCGGAATGGGAGTTTCCGGCATGCGCGAACGCGTTGATTTGATTCGCTGTTTCTTCCCCGCCGAATTAGGACTGAAATCGGCTCCAGGAGAGGGCACCACTGTTGTTCTCGAGATTACTTTGCCCGGGCTCGATTAACTTGACATTGACCGGTTGTTCAGGCAGCCGGGAACGATTTTTATCAGCCTCAAAAATTCTGGTCCTATTTGCCGTTTCGGCCATATACTAATTGTTAAAGGGATTAAATGTTTGGGAAGGCTGCCGTTCTCCGGGTGTAGTTGCCAAAACGAGCGCCAGTCGGTCATGAGAGGGTTTGATCGTACTTAAAGAAAACGCCTGTCATGGGTCGTAAGTAAGTGCCAATGTGGGTAAATTGATTTAAGAGCTAATTTTGATGGCGGCTGGCGGTCGTTCAGAATCAAAGGCAGATTTTGGGTTGATGTCATTTGCAAATTGACTGATAAGGAACTGGTATGGGGTCCGAAGACTACGCGACTAGCAACACAAATCCCAGCGATGATGGAAGTTCATTAGCTGCTCGCCGCGCTCGTTTGAGAGGCACTCTAGCTAAGCAAGCCGCTCCGCCCGATCCTTACAAGCCTGATCCCTACATGTTGGCTCCGGCTCCCGAGCCTGCTCCGTCCGGGGATTCGTCGTCATCATCATCATCGACTCAGTCGACCGCCATGCCATCTGCCAGCTCTGAACCGGCACCGTCTGATAGTCAAGCCTTACCATCAGTTCCAGCTCCCGTATTCCCTTCTCCCGAAACAGCACAGGTCGAATCGATCGCCTCGCCGGAAGCTGCCGCCTCTTTGCCGGTTGCACCAGCGGAACCCGAACCAATGTTTTCGCAAGTGCCGTCGTCGTCATTTAGTGAATTTACAGCATCGATGTTTGCCACTGAGACTTCAGCCGCTGTGGCGCCGGCCAACCCGGCTGCGGACTTGCAGGCATCTCTACCTGCCGCTCCCAGTCCCGAATCTGTGACGGGAACAGACGAAGATGATTCTATTGCAGCCGAAACTGCCGCAATTGCCGCTGAGATGGCTCAAGAGTCGGCAAAGGTAGAGAAGGCCTACGGCAATAGCGGCAATGGCAGCGGTACGACCGCCCCGAGTCTGTCTGCGGCTGCATTCTTTGCAACAGCAGCCAATGCTGTTGCAGACACAAGTAATCGTACAGAGGAGAAGCCTTCCTTTTTCTCCGAACCTGAGGTGGAGCCTGTGCCTGAACCGGAAACCCAAAAAAATGCAGCCCCGACCGGACGCACCGACAGGCGCCGCCAGCCTGCAACTTCCGCTGCTACTTTGTCTCCGATTCCAGATTCTTCTTCTATTCCGCCGGCTGTTGACCCCGACTCGATAACTGACTTGAATTACATGGCTCCAGAACCTGAAGTCGCTCCAGTTGTGAACTCTTCCGTGCCTGCCAGTGTGCCACCAAATTCGGTGTCAGGTGGAGATGTTCCAATGTCTTCGTCTGGAAATTACACATATGGAATTGCGCCTCAGGACCCGGGTGTGATTCAGGCGCCTACACAGTTGCAGTCGCAAGCGATCGAGATCATGAACAATATCGATCAGGCCATGGGCTCTTGCGCGATGAACCTCTCAGAGCTGCAGAAAATTGCCAGTGAGCAGACTGAAGCTCTCAAAGGTGTCGCTGAAACATTGCAGAACCAGAGCTTCTTCGAGATGGGCCTGAACATAAATACTCTCGTTGACACATTAGCTGCTGCGCTCGAGCCAATGAAAGCCGTGGGCGAACTCGTGCCCGCGATCGATCAACTCGTGGCCATGATGGAGTCGCGTGAGGCCGGCTCCAGTCCAACAGAAGAGAAGTTGAGTCGCGAGCAACTGGTCACCAGTCTGGCTGAACAATTGTCTACGGGAATGATCGATCCCTGGACATTCAAATGTGCCTATATGGCCGTCTTTCCAGCTGAGCATCCTGCCGACTTGTTGCATCGTCTGGTAGATCTGCTCGGTACACAGCGACTCTCCGGCGACCTGTTCCGGTCTGCATACGATGCTGTGCAGGCACCAGATCCGCTACCGCGCACCGCACCCGGTGCTGACGGCAAACCTGTCATTCAGGTCGTGCAAGATGAGTCGTTGCTCGCTCAATTGGAAGAATTGAAGCGTACAAACGAAGAATTCCTCAGACGCAACGAGGAAATCTCGAAGAAGTTAGAAGCCAAAGACCAGGAGTTCAATCAAGTTCTCAATTCCAAAGAGCAGGAGTTACAGGAGGCTCAGGAACTTCTCAATTCGAGATGGGAGGAGTTCAACGCTCGCTACGACGAATTGACAGAGACTCTGCATAAAAGAGATGAGGTTCTTCAAGAGCGCGAAGCCGAGCTGGCCAAAAAGGAATCGGAAAACGCTCAGTTGCGCAACCAGATGGAAGAACTCAGAGATCAGACCAAAGAGATGGTGGCAGATCTTCAGCGTCAACTCAGTGCTAAGCCTAAAGAAGAACCACCCAAGCAGCCCGGATTTTTTGATGTCGCACCAGGCTCTCAACATGCACCTCAAGCACCGTCGCAGCCAGGACAGTTGTTCGATGCTGGTCCATCAAGACCACTGTTCGGTCAGACAGATCCTGCACAGGCGCAGCCCCAACCGCAGCCACAACCGCAGCCCGTTGAACACGCTCCAGCGCCAGCTCAACCTGCACCTCAGCCTGCACTGGCGCAACCCATGGCTCCAGCGCAAGCTGCACAACCACCCGGAAATCAGGCTGTGCCAAGACCAGCTGCACCGACTACACCATTTGTGTCCGGTGCCGGCAGCTATGGCAGTGGTGTGCGAGCTCAGGTTTTCGAAGTTATCGTTCGGCAGGCTCTGGCAGGTGCACCATGGCGTGAGATCTGCGCGGGCCCGATGCAGGTCAACAATATTTCGCCCGAGGAAGTGGAAACCGAAGTCAAACGTCGCCAGGCTCTCCTCAAGAAGTAGCGTCAGGCGTCGTTAGCTTCAACGGCAATTTAGTAAAAGAAAAGGAGCGCGCAAGCGCTCCTTTTCTTAGTTGTATGGGGACGCGATGCGCTTCGCTCTTATTTCGAGGCAGCAGGCGCGGCTGTTTCAGCAGCCTGCCTTTTATTTCTCTGAGCGTTATCAATTGCTTTCCACTCTTGATTGATCTTTTCCAGGTTGCCCATGAACTGCAAGATGATCATGTTCGGCAAGTTGCTGAACATTTCTGTCAGCGTGTAAAACATAACGCCAAGGATACTAAGTGTGCAGATGATAGACACACTGCGCGTGAATCTCGCTTGTTCATCAATTTTCTTTGCCAGAGCTGCCAGCGTAATTTCAGTACCGTCTGTCATATAAGCCTCTCAATCCTCACGAAATCATTTTTAGAATCGTTAATCCACCTTACCTAATATATCCCCTTGATTTGTCAATCTAAAAGCAATTTGCATTTGAATTTGTCGGCAAGGTCGGAAGTTTCTCCAGAGAGCTCAACAAGAGTTCTTCATCATGCGGCATTATCGTTCGGAAATCGATTACTACTTTGTCGTCCTGGATGATCGCTATGATCGGCGGATCGGCGCTTCGAAGCATGGTTAATAGCTTGTCAGGCGACCTCTTGCTCTCGGTTCCACCGGCCACGCTGATAGCAAGACCAAAGCTTTCGAGACTTTGCCCTGGCAGCGTGCCGCCACCAAACGCGGAGCGCGTTTCAATCAGTTCGACGTTGT encodes:
- a CDS encoding response regulator transcription factor, which encodes MPDSIKILVVEDHHATLDGLELGLSREPGFQIVGTSSNSDDGIVLAKKFLPDIIVLDLHLPGSQAPKTMIKSYCQVPGAKLVIFSGENRVAFVQSVLSMGVAAYLLKSERVSTVAATIRRVMGGETGIMSSELSVDYKKITRSEHEVLAMLGKGLKYQDIADQRFTSVATARKQCETLLLKLDLETREQLIAWAVRNGYGSVDLDA